In Candidatus Rokuibacteriota bacterium, the genomic window AGCTCATGAACGGCGGGCTCGACGTCGCCTTCTTTGTCACCTCGTATCGCGACCCCGGCATCATGGAGCTGATGCGCCGCAAGGACCTGCAGCTGACGAGCTTCCGGCGCGAGGCCGCCTACACGCGGAAGTTCCGCGGGCTCACGCCGCTGCGGCTGCCGGAGGGCCTGCTCGACCTCCGGGACAACATCCCGCCGGAAAACGTCACACTGCTCTCGCCGTCGGCCATGCTAGTCGCGCGGGAGGATATCAATCCGCGGGTCGTCGAGCTGGTGCTCAAGGTCGCCCAGGCCGTGCACAGCCCGGGCAGTCTCATCGACCCGCCGCTCAAGTTCCCGACGCTCGAGGGTGTCGACGTGCCGGTCAACGAGGCGGCCGACACCTACCTGACGTCCGGCGAGTCCTTCCTGTCCCGCAACCTGCCCTACCACGCGCTGCGCTGGGTGCTGCTGCTCAAGCTCCTCATCCTGCCGCTCGTGGCCGTCTGGGTACCGCTCCTGCGGGTCGCGCCGATGATCGCCGAGTGGCGGAAGCAGCGGTGGCTCAAGCGCTACTACGAGCGACTGCGGAACATCGAGGACACGCTTGCTACGGCGCGGTGGCCCAACGAGCTGCGCGACGGCATCAACACGCTCGAGGCGCTGCGCGGGGAGGTCCAGATGCTCGCGCACAAGCTGCCGCTCCAGCAGCAGCAGGACGTCTACCACTGGCGCCTGCACGTCTCGCTGATCCTGAACGAGGCGGTCGAGCGTCTGAACAGGATGGAGGCTGCTGCGGCGCGCTAGAGCGCGTGGACGGCCGGCGCCGCTTCGACGGCCCACTCGAGGCGCTCCCGCAACCGGACTACTTCACCGATCACCGCGACCACCGGAGGCTCGAGACCCCGGGCCCGCCCGACGATATCCGCCAGCGTCCCGACCCGCACCTCCTGCGCCTCGGTCGTCCCCCAGCGGATCAGTGCGACCGGCGTCTCGGGAGGCCGGCCATTGGCGAGCAGCGCGCGGACTATGCGCGGGAAACTGCCGACCGCCATCAAGACCACCAAGGTGTCCACGGCCGTCGCGAGCCTCGGCCAGTCGACGGCGTCGCCGTCCTTCGACGGATCCTCGTGGCCCGTCAGCACCGCGAACGAGGATGCGATCCCGCGGTGGGTGACGGGAATGCCGGCATAGGCCGGCACGGCGATGGCCGAGCTGATGCCCGGCACCACCTCGAAGGGGATGCCCGCCTCGGACACCGCGAGCGCTTCCTCGCCCCCTCGACCGAACACGAAGGGATCGCCGCCCTTGAGCCGGACGACGAAGCGGCCGGCTTCGGCATGGTGGACGAGGAGCGCGTTGATCGCCGCCTGCGGCAGGCAGTGAGAGCCCACGCGCTTGCCCGCGAAGATGCGGAGCGCCTCGGGCGGCGCCTCGTCGAGGATCGCGGGGTTGACGAGGCGGTCGTAGACGACGACCTCCGCTTCTCTCAGCCGCTCGAGTGCGCGCACCGTGAGCAGCCCGGGATCACCCGGTCCCGCGCCCACGAGGCAGACGCGTCCCGTCCTCACGCGGTCATCCCGAGGCGAGTGAGCAGCCGCGCCTTGGCGTCGGCGCGCCGCCCTTCGGCGAGAAGCCGCCTGAGATCGGCGTCGAGCGCGTCGCGCCAGAAAGCCGCGTCCGCCCGCAGCCCGCCGGCGCGGAGCTCGCGCCGCACCTCAGCGGCCAGCTCGACGAGGTCCTCGTACTCGGGCGTGAAGTAGGATTCGAGGTCGCGCCGCACGCGGGCTGCCAGCGCCGGGCTCGCGCCGCCCGTCGAGACGGCGACCTGCAGCCGCCCGCGGCGCAGCACCGAGGGCAGGAGGAAGTCGCAGTAAACGGGATCGTCGGCCGCGTTCACCCACACGCCCCGCCGCCGCGCGTCCGCCGCCACCGCCTCGGTGACTTCACGGCGGTCTGTTGCCGAGAAGGCGAGATGCTGCCCCTCGCAATCCGACTCAATGTACTCGCGCTGGCGGTGAGCGATGCGGCCCTCCGTCGCCCACGAGGCCAGGCGCTCGGTCAGCGCGGGGCTCACGACGGTGACGCGGGCGCCCGCATCGAGGAGCCCCCCGACCTTGCTCTCGGCCACGGGACCGCCGCCCACCACGAGGCAGGGGTGGTCCCGGAGGTCGAGGGCGACGGGGTAGTACTGAGTCACTTCGGCTGTGGCGTCAGGCGGAGATAGGGCTTGAGAGTCTTCCAGCCCTTGGGGAACTTCGCCTTGGCCTCCTCGTCCGTCACGGCCGGGACGATGATGACGTCTTCCCCTTGCTTCCAGTTCACCGGCGTCGCGACGCGGTGAGCGTCGGTCAGCTGGAGCGAGTCGATCACCCGCAGGATCTCGTCGAAGTTGCGGCCGGTCGTCTGCGGGTACGTGATCATCAGCCGGATCTTCTTCTTCGGGTCGATGACGAACACCGTCCGCACCGTATAGACCTCGTCGTGCGAGGGGTGGATCATGCCGTAGAGGTTCGCCACCTTCTTGTCGGGGTCGGCGATGATCGGGAAGTTGACCGCGTGCCCCTGCGTTTCCTGGATGTCCTTGAGCCAGGCCTTGTGAGAGTCCACGGGGTCGATCGACAGCCCGATCGCCTTGACCCCGCGCTTCTCGAATTCGGGCTTGAGCCGCGCGACGTACCCCAGCTCGGTCGTGCACACGGGCGTGAAGTCCCGCGGGTGGGAGAAGAGCACGCCCCAGCCGTTCCCCAGAAACTCGTGGAAGCTGACCCGGCCCTCGGAACTCTCGGCGTTGAAGTCGGGTGCGGTGTCGCCCAGTCTCAGTGACATGTCGTGTCTCCTTTGTGGTGACGCTGAAAAGTGTGGCTTTGTACTCGGGTTACGGGGTTCATTCGACAATAATCCCCATCTCTATCGGGATTGTCAAGAACTTTCCTGAGCCAGGGCGGGTCGAGCCCCCCTACATCTATATAGGGGCGGCGGCAGGCCGCCGCTAACCCCGGGAGAGCTTCCGGCCTATCCGCTTCTCGATGACGTGGGTGACGGCCGAGAAGTCCTCCTTGCCCCAGCCGCCGTCCACCGCCAGGTCGTACGTTCGCTTGGTCTCTTCCAGGATGGGGGTCGGCACCTTGGAGGCGCGGGCCAGGGCCAGCGCCAGGCCCGCGTCCTTCCGCATCAGCGCGCACATGAAGGTGGGCGAGAACTCGCCGTCGAGGATGCGCTTGGCGCGGCGGTCGAAGTAGGTGCCGAAGGCCATGCCGCCGCCATTCCGGACCACGTCGTAGAAGGTGTACGGATCCACGCCGGACTGGACGCACACGG contains:
- a CDS encoding TAXI family TRAP transporter solute-binding subunit, which translates into the protein MPSFWSQDTRRRTIAWIVGIVLTIVLIGVSAVWLGGTPPPSKIVLATGQPGGVYDSFGREYQKRLRAQGLRVELVNTAGSVDNFRRIIDGKADVAFAQSGTYQVVSDSEHKVSGLAAIYYEPLWIFVRRGIRIEDKKIAYREGSVAVGPKGSGTEAVAKAIIAEQGYDINSPAIVNLTSAEARRQLMNGGLDVAFFVTSYRDPGIMELMRRKDLQLTSFRREAAYTRKFRGLTPLRLPEGLLDLRDNIPPENVTLLSPSAMLVAREDINPRVVELVLKVAQAVHSPGSLIDPPLKFPTLEGVDVPVNEAADTYLTSGESFLSRNLPYHALRWVLLLKLLILPLVAVWVPLLRVAPMIAEWRKQRWLKRYYERLRNIEDTLATARWPNELRDGINTLEALRGEVQMLAHKLPLQQQQDVYHWRLHVSLILNEAVERLNRMEAAAAR
- the cobA gene encoding uroporphyrinogen-III C-methyltransferase, producing MRTGRVCLVGAGPGDPGLLTVRALERLREAEVVVYDRLVNPAILDEAPPEALRIFAGKRVGSHCLPQAAINALLVHHAEAGRFVVRLKGGDPFVFGRGGEEALAVSEAGIPFEVVPGISSAIAVPAYAGIPVTHRGIASSFAVLTGHEDPSKDGDAVDWPRLATAVDTLVVLMAVGSFPRIVRALLANGRPPETPVALIRWGTTEAQEVRVGTLADIVGRARGLEPPVVAVIGEVVRLRERLEWAVEAAPAVHAL
- a CDS encoding bifunctional precorrin-2 dehydrogenase/sirohydrochlorin ferrochelatase produces the protein MTQYYPVALDLRDHPCLVVGGGPVAESKVGGLLDAGARVTVVSPALTERLASWATEGRIAHRQREYIESDCEGQHLAFSATDRREVTEAVAADARRRGVWVNAADDPVYCDFLLPSVLRRGRLQVAVSTGGASPALAARVRRDLESYFTPEYEDLVELAAEVRRELRAGGLRADAAFWRDALDADLRRLLAEGRRADAKARLLTRLGMTA
- a CDS encoding peroxiredoxin, translated to MSLRLGDTAPDFNAESSEGRVSFHEFLGNGWGVLFSHPRDFTPVCTTELGYVARLKPEFEKRGVKAIGLSIDPVDSHKAWLKDIQETQGHAVNFPIIADPDKKVANLYGMIHPSHDEVYTVRTVFVIDPKKKIRLMITYPQTTGRNFDEILRVIDSLQLTDAHRVATPVNWKQGEDVIIVPAVTDEEAKAKFPKGWKTLKPYLRLTPQPK